The genomic window CATTTTCTCTTATGAGAATGAATTGATCAGGGAGCAACTTGATACCACTGTTTCTGAGAATCAACTGGCTGATTTTTATGAAAAGAATAAAGATGATTTCCGGCTTCGTGAGGATATTGTGAAAGCCGATTATGTTAAACTTCCACTTGAAACTCCCGAGTTGAACCGGTTCAGAAGGCTTTTCCGTTCTTCCGATCCCGATGAAGTTGGTTTGCTTGAAGAATACTGTATTCAAAATGCTGCAAGCTATTTTATTGATACAGATTCGTGGTTGCTCTTAAGTGATCTCATTCGTGAAGTCCCTCTTCGGGTTTCAAATTCTGAAAGTTTTCTCCGTTCCAATAAATGGATAGAAATCAACGATGAAAATTTCAGGTATTTTGTAAAGATTTTGGATTATCAGTTACAGGGAAGCGTCTCTCCTTTGGCATTTGAGCGTGAAAATATTCGCAGTATTATTATTAATCAGCGAAAGCACGAACTAATCAACCAGATGCGAAATCAGTTCTACCAGGACGCTGTTGACAGGGGTCATGTTGAGATCCGAAAAATAGATTAATTAACTTACAATACAATTCCAAATTAGATGAAAAAAATCCAGTTGCCATTTCTTTTACTTTTTTTCCATATTTTTATTAATCTTCCGTTATCATCGCAAGACAAGGTTGTTGTTGATCAAGTTATTGCTGTTGTTGGGAACAGTGCTATCCTTGAATCGGACATTGTTAACCAAAGAAGGCAGTTGGAGGGTCAGGGGTTCGACCTCGGATCGAATCCGGATTGTGCTATTTTGGATGACATGCTTTTTCAAAAACTGCTCTACAACCAGGCAATTCTTGATAGTCTTGAAGTAAGTGATGAACAGGTTGAACAGGTTCTTGAGCGCAGGCTTCGATTTTTTATTTCCCAGATTGGCAGTCGTGAGAAGTTGGAGGCCTACTATGGGAAGAGCGTAGAGGAACTGAAGGAAGAATTTCGTGACATCGTTCGGGAACAGGAACTTGGCCAGCAAATGGAAGCCAAAATTACCAGCAATGTTAAGGTAACCCCTTCTGAAGTCAGAAGTTTTTTTAACCGTCTTCCGGAAGATAGTATCCCTATGGTTGAGAGTGAACTCATTTTGGGCCAGGTCGTAAAAAAGCCCCCAGTTCAGCCTGAAGAGATTGCCAATGTTAAAAGCAGGCTGGAAGAATTCAAACAACGAGTCCTCAATGGTGAAAGTTTCAATACATTGGCGGTGTTGTATTCAGAAGATCCTGGCTCGGCCCGAAGGGGAGGTGAATTAGGGTTCTTTGGACGGGGCGAGCTTTATCCTGAATTTGAAGCTGCTGCTTTTAACTTGCGCCCGGGTGAATTGTCAGATATTGTGGAAACGGAGGCCGGTTTTCATATCATTCAAATGATTGAACGAAGAGGAGAGCAATTCAATGTCAGGCACATTTTACTTCAACCTAAGGTATCTCCCCTCGATTTAATGGCTGCCCGCCAGGAATTAGACAGCATCAAAACCCTTATTATCAATGGGGAAATGACATTTGCCGAGGCTGCTCTTAAGTTTTCTGATGATCCTGGAAAGATTAATCAGGGCTTAATGATAAATCCTTATACTGGAACTACACGTTTTAAAAGCGAGGAGATTGAACCAAATCTTTTCTTTGTGATCGATCAAATGCAGGTTGGAGATATTTCTTCACCTATTGGAATGGTCACAGAAGAGGGTCAGCAGGCTTTTCGCATTGTTCAATTGCAGAGCCGAA from Bacteroides sp. includes these protein-coding regions:
- a CDS encoding peptidylprolyl isomerase, yielding MKKIQLPFLLLFFHIFINLPLSSQDKVVVDQVIAVVGNSAILESDIVNQRRQLEGQGFDLGSNPDCAILDDMLFQKLLYNQAILDSLEVSDEQVEQVLERRLRFFISQIGSREKLEAYYGKSVEELKEEFRDIVREQELGQQMEAKITSNVKVTPSEVRSFFNRLPEDSIPMVESELILGQVVKKPPVQPEEIANVKSRLEEFKQRVLNGESFNTLAVLYSEDPGSARRGGELGFFGRGELYPEFEAAAFNLRPGELSDIVETEAGFHIIQMIERRGEQFNVRHILLQPKVSPLDLMAARQELDSIKTLIINGEMTFAEAALKFSDDPGKINQGLMINPYTGTTRFKSEEIEPNLFFVIDQMQVGDISSPIGMVTEEGQQAFRIVQLQSRTEPHRGNLQQDYDYIQQLALEEKKRKATEAWISRRLPNTYVLIHEKFRNCPFELEWLKGE